A stretch of the uncultured Desulfobacter sp. genome encodes the following:
- a CDS encoding phosphate ABC transporter substrate-binding protein — MKQVFKLFPWFVVLIGITFTAGILSASELDAFKGEKGVLRIAGGTAHIPVMKEAAKRIMTMNSDIQITIAGGGSGAGIKQVGEGLVDIGNSGRKATDEEVSKYNLSMYKWAIDGVGTVVHPSNPVKALSSEQLKGIYAGKIVNWKEVGGEDRPINIYTRDKSSGTRAVFWKKALGKGDIPGKANFVASNGAMKAAVTNDPYAIGYVSVGYMDETVAPIALDGVTPTLETVQSGEYKVARGLYSNTKDEYTGLAKKLISYLLSPEGQKIVSEMGFIPVN, encoded by the coding sequence ATGAAACAGGTCTTTAAACTGTTCCCATGGTTTGTTGTATTGATTGGAATTACATTTACGGCAGGTATCCTAAGTGCATCCGAGCTTGACGCATTTAAGGGCGAAAAAGGGGTGTTGCGCATCGCTGGGGGTACAGCTCATATCCCAGTCATGAAAGAGGCGGCCAAGCGGATTATGACAATGAATTCCGATATCCAAATCACCATTGCCGGCGGCGGATCAGGAGCCGGTATCAAACAGGTGGGAGAAGGCCTGGTGGATATCGGCAACTCCGGTCGTAAAGCCACGGATGAAGAAGTTTCAAAGTATAATCTTTCCATGTATAAATGGGCCATTGACGGAGTGGGCACGGTGGTTCACCCGTCAAATCCGGTCAAGGCGCTCTCCAGTGAACAGCTCAAGGGCATCTATGCCGGGAAAATTGTAAACTGGAAGGAAGTTGGCGGTGAAGACCGGCCTATCAATATTTACACAAGGGATAAGTCTTCGGGTACCCGTGCGGTTTTTTGGAAAAAAGCATTGGGTAAAGGGGATATTCCCGGGAAAGCCAATTTTGTTGCGTCCAACGGCGCCATGAAAGCGGCTGTTACCAATGATCCCTATGCCATTGGATACGTCTCTGTGGGGTATATGGATGAAACAGTTGCACCGATTGCATTGGATGGGGTCACGCCTACGTTGGAAACGGTTCAATCCGGCGAATACAAGGTTGCCAGAGGTCTTTACAGCAATACCAAAGACGAATATACAGGGCTTGCCAAAAAATTGATCTCCTATCTGCTTAGTCCCGAAGGTCAGAAGATTGTTTCCGAGATGGGATTCATTCCTGTCAACTAA
- a CDS encoding PIN domain-containing protein, giving the protein MHSILIDSGPLIALFDSSDKYHQKTVEFIQSNQVLLITTIASITEVLHLLDFNRNAQLDFIEWVNRGGVEIADIHNRDFQRIRSLTEKYRDLPMDFADSCLVLLAEKKQIHVVATIDRDFTIYRIKGKDPFTTILL; this is encoded by the coding sequence ATGCATAGCATTCTCATTGACAGCGGTCCTTTGATTGCATTGTTCGATTCTTCGGACAAATATCATCAAAAAACGGTCGAGTTTATTCAATCCAACCAGGTGCTGCTTATCACCACTATTGCTTCAATCACAGAAGTCTTGCATTTACTCGATTTTAATCGAAACGCCCAATTGGATTTTATTGAATGGGTGAACCGTGGTGGGGTTGAAATTGCTGACATTCATAATAGAGACTTTCAAAGAATTAGATCATTAACTGAAAAATACCGGGATCTGCCCATGGATTTTGCAGATTCATGTCTTGTGTTGCTTGCTGAAAAAAAACAAATACATGTGGTTGCAACCATTGACCGTGATTTTACGATTTATCGTATAAAAGGCAAGGATCCATTTACAACTATACTGTTATAA
- a CDS encoding CopG family transcriptional regulator, translating to MKWKLTYNILLYYNSYYGGGKMITLRLDPILEQQVNTLAKNLGLTKSELIRKSLVEYIGKQERQSAWELGRDLFGKYASGQKNLSVDRKKILKDKLLAKKNA from the coding sequence TTGAAATGGAAATTGACATACAACATACTCTTGTATTACAATTCGTATTACGGAGGTGGAAAAATGATTACATTAAGGCTTGACCCAATACTTGAGCAACAGGTTAATACCTTAGCAAAAAATCTTGGCCTTACAAAATCGGAGCTTATCCGGAAAAGTCTTGTTGAATATATTGGGAAACAGGAAAGGCAATCGGCATGGGAACTTGGCCGGGATTTATTCGGTAAATATGCCAGTGGTCAAAAAAATTTGTCTGTTGATAGAAAAAAAATTTTAAAAGATAAGCTCCTGGCAAAAAAAAATGCATAG